A genome region from Erigeron canadensis isolate Cc75 unplaced genomic scaffold, C_canadensis_v1 Conyza_canadensis_unscaffolded:230, whole genome shotgun sequence includes the following:
- the LOC122584345 gene encoding uncharacterized protein LOC122584345: MPRILLKERGAFGNADTGGAWLSSARAVRCWTAGDKPEEGEDDVKSSCPLCPGRHTCYNGRDKGSRSREGDHTAVNPFPGLVHTARHTMGAGHARSRYLNRKEGDAEGRASDWSEVVTRALSHMDSSMCSSAPDPEMWIIQGTLEDRWGDSGEIQCRSNFRFTRGIRAIRGGPPWLLSSRESIHPLSVYGQLSLEHRFRFGLNGKIKWST; the protein is encoded by the exons ATGCCGCGAATCCTCTTGAAAGAGAGGGGTGCCTTCGGGAACGCGGACACAGGTGGTGCATGGCTGTCGTCAGCTCGTGCCGTAAGGTGTTGG ACTGCCGGTGATAAGCCGGAGGAAGGTGAGGATGACGTCAAGTCATCATGCCCCTTATGCCCTGGGCGACACACGTGCTACAATGGCCGGGACAAAGGGTCGCGATCCCGCGAGGGTGA CCATACGGCGGTGAATCCGTTCCCGGGCCTTGTACACACCGCCCGTCACACTATGGGAGCTGGCCATGCCCGAAGTCGTTACCTTAACCGCAAGGAGGGGGATGCCGAAGGCAGGGCTagtgactggagtgaagtcgtAACAAG GGCTCTCAGCCACATGGATAGTTCAATGTGCTCATCGGCGCCTGACCCTGAGATGTGGATCATCCAAGGCACATTA GAGGATAGATGGGGCGATTCAGGTGAGATCCAATGTAGATCCAACTTTCGATTCACTCGTGGGATCCGGGCGATCCGGGGGGGACCACCATGGCTCCTCTCTTCTCGAGAATCCATACATCCCTTATCAGTGTATGGACAGCTATCTCTCGAGCACAGGTTTAGGTTCGGCCTCAATGGGAAAATA